A DNA window from Streptomyces bacillaris contains the following coding sequences:
- a CDS encoding cold-shock protein translates to MAQGTVKWFNAEKGYGFIAVDGGADVFVHYSAIQMDGYRTLEEGQRVEFEISQGQKGPQADMVKLAVG, encoded by the coding sequence ATGGCTCAGGGCACCGTCAAGTGGTTCAACGCGGAGAAGGGGTACGGCTTCATCGCGGTCGACGGTGGTGCGGATGTTTTCGTCCACTACAGCGCGATCCAGATGGACGGGTACCGCACCCTCGAAGAGGGTCAGCGAGTTGAATTCGAGATCTCGCAGGGCCAGAAGGGGCCCCAGGCAGACATGGTCAAGCTCGCCGTCGGCTGA
- the groL gene encoding chaperonin GroEL (60 kDa chaperone family; promotes refolding of misfolded polypeptides especially under stressful conditions; forms two stacked rings of heptamers to form a barrel-shaped 14mer; ends can be capped by GroES; misfolded proteins enter the barrel where they are refolded when GroES binds) has translation MAKIIAFDEEARRGLERGMNQLADAVKVTLGPKGRNVVLEKKWGAPTITNDGVSIAKEIELEDPYEKIGAELVKEVAKKTDDVAGDGTTTATVLAQALVREGLRNVAAGANPMALKRGIEKAVEAVSAALLEQAKDVETKEQIASTASISAADTEIGAKIAEAMDKVGKEGVITVEESQTFGLELELTEGMRFDKGYISAYFATDMERMEASLDDPYILIVNSKIGSVKDLIPLLEKVMQSGKPLLIIAEDVEGEALSTLVVNKIKGTFKSVAVKAPGFGDRRKAMLADIAILTGGTVISEEVGLKLENAGLDLLGRARKVVITKDETTIVDGAGDSDQVQGRVNQIRAEIENSDSDYDREKLQERLAKLAGGVAVIKAGAATEVELKERKHRIEDAVRNAKAAVEEGIVAGGGVALLQASAVFEKLDLTGDEATGANAVKLALEAPLKQIAVNGGLEGGVVVEKVRNLPIGHGLNAATGEYVDMIAEGILDPAKVTRSALQNAASIAALFLTTEAVIADKPEKAGAAAPGGMPGGDMDF, from the coding sequence ATGGCCAAGATCATCGCGTTCGACGAGGAGGCACGGCGCGGTCTCGAGCGCGGGATGAACCAGCTCGCCGACGCCGTCAAGGTCACCCTCGGCCCCAAGGGCCGTAACGTCGTCCTCGAGAAGAAGTGGGGCGCGCCCACGATCACCAACGATGGTGTATCCATCGCCAAGGAGATCGAGCTCGAGGACCCGTACGAGAAGATCGGTGCGGAGCTGGTCAAGGAGGTCGCCAAGAAGACGGACGACGTCGCCGGCGACGGTACGACCACCGCCACCGTCCTCGCCCAGGCTCTCGTCCGCGAGGGTCTGCGCAACGTCGCCGCGGGCGCCAACCCGATGGCCCTCAAGCGCGGCATCGAGAAGGCCGTCGAGGCCGTCTCCGCCGCTCTGCTGGAGCAGGCCAAGGACGTGGAGACCAAGGAGCAGATCGCTTCGACCGCCTCCATCTCCGCCGCCGACACTGAGATCGGCGCGAAGATCGCCGAGGCGATGGACAAGGTCGGCAAGGAAGGCGTCATCACCGTCGAGGAGTCCCAGACTTTCGGTCTGGAACTGGAGCTCACCGAGGGTATGCGCTTCGACAAGGGCTACATCTCGGCCTACTTCGCGACCGACATGGAGCGTATGGAGGCGTCGCTCGACGACCCGTACATCCTGATCGTCAACTCGAAGATCGGCAGCGTCAAGGACCTCATCCCGCTGCTGGAGAAGGTCATGCAGTCGGGCAAGCCGCTGCTGATCATCGCCGAGGACGTCGAGGGCGAGGCGCTCTCCACCCTGGTCGTCAACAAGATCAAGGGCACGTTCAAGTCCGTCGCCGTCAAGGCCCCGGGCTTCGGCGACCGCCGCAAGGCCATGCTCGCGGACATCGCCATCCTCACCGGCGGCACCGTGATCTCCGAGGAGGTCGGCCTCAAGCTGGAGAACGCCGGTCTCGACCTGCTCGGCCGCGCCCGCAAGGTCGTCATCACCAAGGACGAGACGACCATCGTCGACGGTGCCGGTGACAGCGACCAGGTCCAGGGCCGCGTCAACCAGATCCGCGCCGAGATCGAGAACTCCGACTCGGACTACGACCGCGAGAAGCTCCAGGAGCGCCTCGCGAAGCTGGCCGGCGGCGTGGCCGTCATCAAGGCCGGCGCCGCCACCGAGGTGGAGCTCAAGGAGCGCAAGCACCGCATCGAGGACGCGGTGCGCAACGCCAAGGCCGCCGTCGAGGAGGGCATTGTCGCCGGTGGTGGCGTGGCCCTGCTCCAGGCCTCGGCCGTCTTCGAGAAGCTCGACCTCACGGGCGACGAGGCGACCGGCGCCAACGCCGTGAAGCTCGCGCTGGAGGCCCCGCTCAAGCAGATCGCCGTCAACGGTGGTCTCGAGGGTGGCGTCGTCGTGGAGAAGGTCCGCAACCTGCCGATCGGTCACGGCCTCAACGCCGCGACGGGTGAGTACGTCGACATGATCGCCGAGGGCATTCTCGACCCGGCGAAGGTCACGCGCTCCGCCCTGCAGAACGCCGCCTCCATCGCCGCGCTCTTCCTCACCACCGAGGCCGTCATCGCCGACAAGCCCGAGAAGGCCGGCGCGGCCGCCCCGGGTGGCATGCCGGGCGGTGACATGGACTTCTGA
- a CDS encoding MoaD/ThiS family protein, with protein MSVKVRIPTILRTYTGGQAEVPAEGATLAEVIESLEKDHPGIAARVLDDRGKLRRFVNVYVNDDDVRFEGGLDAATPDGAGISIIPAVAGGC; from the coding sequence ATGAGCGTCAAGGTCCGCATCCCCACCATCCTCCGCACCTACACCGGCGGCCAGGCCGAGGTCCCGGCCGAGGGCGCCACGCTCGCCGAGGTCATCGAGTCCCTGGAGAAGGACCACCCGGGCATCGCCGCCCGCGTCCTGGACGACCGGGGCAAGCTGCGCCGCTTCGTGAACGTGTACGTCAACGACGACGACGTGCGCTTCGAGGGCGGCCTGGACGCGGCCACGCCGGACGGCGCCGGTATCTCGATCATCCCCGCCGTGGCCGGCGGCTGCTGA